A genomic window from Methylorubrum extorquens includes:
- a CDS encoding protein adenylyltransferase SelO codes for MTALFPFDNSYARLPDRFFGRVAPTAVEAPRLVRLNRALALELGLDPDRLESPEGVEVLAGRQVPEGAEPLAAAYAGHQFGQFVPQLGDGRAILLGEVVGRSGRRDIQLKGSGPTPFSRRGDGRAALGPVLREYLVSEAMHALGIPTTRALAAVSTGERVIRETVLPGAVLTRVASSHIRVGSFQFFAARGDVEGLRALADHVIARHDPEAAQSDNPYRALLDGVIRRQAELIARWLAVGFIHGVMNTDNMSVAGETIDYGPCAFLDTYDPATAFSSIDRHGRYAYGNQPRIALWNLTRLAEALLPLLSEDETRAVAEAEAALTGFAGQFEAAYHGGLNRKLGLATMRDGDPALAGDLLKAMAENEADFTLTFRRLGEAAPGPDGEPDPAAVESVRSLFIDPTAYDRWAEGWRRRLKDEAGDPAARRQMMMAVNPAFILRNHRVEEMIEAAVERQDFAPFETLLMVLTRPYNDQPDFAQYAEPPEGGGLGYRTFCGT; via the coding sequence ATGACCGCCCTTTTCCCCTTCGACAACAGCTACGCACGCTTGCCCGACCGCTTCTTCGGCCGGGTTGCGCCGACCGCGGTCGAGGCGCCCCGGCTGGTACGGCTGAACCGGGCGCTTGCCCTGGAACTCGGCCTCGATCCTGACCGTCTCGAAAGCCCGGAGGGCGTCGAGGTCCTGGCCGGACGGCAAGTTCCGGAGGGCGCGGAGCCGCTGGCGGCGGCCTATGCCGGGCATCAGTTCGGGCAATTCGTACCGCAGCTCGGCGATGGGCGTGCGATCCTGCTGGGCGAGGTCGTCGGCCGAAGCGGGCGCCGCGACATCCAACTGAAGGGATCCGGCCCGACCCCCTTTTCCCGCCGGGGCGACGGACGCGCCGCCCTCGGGCCGGTACTGCGCGAGTATCTCGTCAGCGAGGCGATGCACGCCCTCGGCATTCCGACCACCCGCGCGCTCGCGGCCGTGAGCACCGGCGAGCGGGTGATCCGTGAGACGGTGCTGCCGGGCGCGGTGCTGACGCGGGTCGCGTCGAGCCATATCCGGGTCGGGTCGTTCCAGTTTTTCGCCGCCCGCGGGGACGTCGAAGGTCTGCGTGCGCTCGCCGACCACGTGATTGCGCGCCACGATCCCGAGGCGGCGCAGTCCGACAATCCCTACCGCGCCCTGCTCGATGGCGTGATCCGCCGTCAGGCCGAGCTGATCGCGCGTTGGCTCGCTGTCGGCTTCATTCACGGCGTGATGAACACCGACAACATGTCGGTTGCCGGTGAGACTATCGATTATGGTCCCTGCGCTTTTCTCGACACCTACGACCCGGCAACCGCCTTCAGCTCCATCGATCGCCACGGGCGCTACGCCTACGGCAACCAACCGCGCATCGCCCTTTGGAATCTCACCCGGCTTGCGGAGGCGCTTCTGCCTCTTCTGTCGGAGGATGAGACGCGGGCCGTTGCCGAGGCCGAAGCCGCGCTGACCGGCTTCGCAGGTCAGTTCGAGGCTGCCTATCACGGCGGATTGAACCGAAAGCTCGGCCTCGCCACGATGCGCGACGGCGATCCCGCACTTGCGGGCGATCTGCTGAAAGCCATGGCCGAGAACGAGGCCGATTTCACCCTCACCTTCCGGCGCCTCGGCGAAGCCGCGCCGGGACCTGATGGCGAACCGGATCCGGCAGCTGTCGAATCGGTTCGGAGCCTCTTCATCGATCCGACCGCCTACGATCGTTGGGCCGAAGGTTGGCGCAGGCGGCTCAAGGACGAAGCTGGCGATCCCGCTGCTCGGCGTCAGATGATGATGGCGGTCAATCCAGCTTTCATTCTACGCAACCACCGTGTCGAGGAGATGATCGAGGCCGCGGTCGAACGGCAAGATTTCGCACCGTTCGAGACGCTGTTGATGGTTCTGACGCGTCCCTACAACGATCAGCCGGATTTCGCGCAATATGCCGAGCCTCCGGAAGGTGGCGGACTTGGATATCGCACCTTCTGTGGAACATGA